The segment CGCTGGAGGCGAGTGATGCATTGAGTGAGCTCTGGGTCTGTAAAGTTTAATTCTCACAAAGAAGTCCAGCTGTGTTCTGTTGATGGTCACTTGCCCTTCCTGTCTACACATAAATGCTGGTTAAAGTTCTTCAAATGGGCCAATTTGGTCAAAAACAGGAAGAAGCCAGGACATTGTAAGAAATCTTACCTTTGGCTGTACAACCATTTCGagcacagcagcacctctgGTAGTTAAAAAGCCTGACACAAAACTCGTATTAATTTGTTGTACTAACAAAATATATGcccttgtcctggtttcagctgggatagagttaaattttcttcctagtagctggtacagtgctgcattttggatttagtatgagaataatgttaaCAACACACTAaggtttagttgttgctaagtagcggttaccctaagtcaaggacttttcagtttcacatgCTCTGCCAAcaaggaggtgcacaagaagccgcAAGGTACGCAAGGTAGCggagccaggacagctgacccaaactagctgaagggatattccataccataaaaCATCACGCTCAGTATGTAAAGTCCTTCAAGTTTTTGGGCAATTTCAACCTTCATGTTACTAATATAAAAGCAGTCAAGTTTCCCACAAAGCCTTAAAAAGTACACTCTCACTAAGCACATTCAgtactttaaaattctttcaaatgattatttttcttagatGTGATCCAACATAAATTTTAGGCAAAGTTctaaatcaaagcaaaaagaCCAATAATTTGTTACAAGCTGCACAAAAAAGCCAAATCGTGGCTTTACTGTGCAAATACTTTCCAGAAAGAAGAACTACCAGGCAGAATGCAGAAGGAaactaaaatatgaaaaatcacGATCTAGCATTTATCATGCATGCATAGCTTACATGGTTCAGACAGCACCATTTCATACATCAGTCGAGGTACTGATGTTAAAATGACCCGCTACTTCTATCAATTTTAAccacaatatttttgtttatatgtaaATCCTTCATGTAACAAATGTCTCAGATTCCAATTAAGACTCGTAACAAAAAATACAACCGGAACTCCTCTCTCCAACAATCTTGAACATATAGAGCACATCCTCATTTTCTTAAACCAAACAGTTTCAAAGGAGCTGTTGCAGTAGTGCCCATACAAATAGCATTATCATGATTGCTTAACACAGAACATGATGACATGAGGCACctaatagtaaaaataatattaaaggattatgttttttagaaaaagcacTGGTGACTGCTGAATCTTCAAATTATACAAGCTACCTGGTAGTTTTGTAACATTAAATAATGGTAATCCAATTCAGGCTTCACTTTCTAAATATATTAGTAGAGTTTCTTCAACAAATAACGACAACTAAGAGCTGAGCTACCAAGCAGGTGGTAAATAATCCACACTTGTCCATCCGTTTATGTTCAGGAGATCCCAGACTTCCACGCAATTATTTACAATTTAAATCATTAAAAGCAGACAACTGTCTTCCTGCATCGCTAGCAGAATCTGCTCATCAAAATAGCACTCACTGCTGCTCACCTGGTTTAtgcagctattaaaaaaataccacgAAGCAGTGGTAATATTACCATTCTGTGACATCCAGGTGAAACGTTGGGTTCATCAAAGAGGCAAAGCATTGAACCCACCACACATTAAACTGGCAAGACTCCAGAAGCCCAGGGGACCACCATGTAGTGCCACACACAGCAGTTCAGTAGCTGTCAAAACTGCAGCATTTCCCCCCAgacccagcccagctctgagcTGGCAGCGACTGTTGGGTCTTTACCTCCTGTGAAACAGGACCAGACATGAGGTTGTGAGGGCTCAGAAACACATGCTTGGTCCTCAGGCTGAAGGGATGGACAAATGTGTGCAAGGGTGCATGCAAGAAAGTGAGAGGCAGCATAGCCTTTGCCTAAAGCCCTGGAAACCCACAGGTTCTTCCACAAGATACCTCCACGCTTGTACCCAGCAGCCCACCATCCATGTGAAGCCCACCCCTCTCGTTAAACAAAGAACAGTGATGCTAGCAAACAGGCAGTTCCAAAATTCCCAAGGCCTGTCCCTGGGTTCAGGGTGTCCACCTCTATATTTATTAAATCCACTTATTGAAGTGAAACAATCTGGAATCCTTATTGCAGcttgcaaaaacaaaacaaaaaaaatcacgcCCCCATACagacaaaaaccaaacagattttgGTTCAACTCTAAAAATAATGGACCCATCAGCCTCCTGTTCATTTAAAATGGATGCATTCCATTCTGTGCAAGTAGTAGCGTTAAACTGGAACCTCTTACAGACGAGCCTTAAAAGGAGAGAAGTGGCCCTCAATGGCAACTGCAGACAGAAGAgaactttttctccttcccatgGAAGGAGTCTGTGGAGGAAAGATGATGAAGGCAATCCAAACTTCACAAAAAGCTTCAGCTAtccaaaaagccaaaaccaaattTAAAGCCTGTAACTCACTGGCAGATACAATGACAGGAGGATCTTCTTGGTATACATGGCTGGCTGGAAAAGGATAAACCAAAGTTCTGGTGCTGTCCCAACTGACTGGGGGAAAGgcactgtgaaaataaaacaaagtgcTTATGGAATTAAGCTAAAAGTTGCAAGTAAActcttttgaaattatttagtAATCTAAGCAATCTCTATTAGTATCTAAACAACACTCAAACCCATGATGACTCAACTAGGTTTTAAAAGGACTAAGAACACCCTGAACTATGCTGTGGGGACATGCattataaatacctgatggatATTCTTCGTCGGGGAAACAACCTCAGGGAAAGACAGATCCAATTTACTGTATACTGTGCCTCGGCATATTCAGGTATAAGATTTAACTTCTTGAATTAAAGCTTCAAAGTTAAATTACATGGACAGCTACTTTGCATCCCAGCTGTCTCCATCTCCCACAGAAACACAACAGATACCAAGTAAGCCAAAACCACCCTGCCCAAAAGGAAGGTGACCCCTCTCACCCCAATTTCAATGTTAAAGATGATGGAGCCATTGCCCTAAAACACACCCTTGAAGTTGCAGGTGAACGTTCCCACAACTTGTAACAGGAAAGTCTTGAGCAGCGATCCTGCCCAGGGCCCAGTATCAATGCAGCAAAATACAGGCATCAGACCTGGACGTCTCACAAAGGAACAGGGAAGCTaaattatttcaacagaaaCTGGTGGAAACTTGaagaataaaacctgaaatcGCCACTCAAATAACCAGGCAGAAATGCCATATAACAGATGCTAGTGTGTTGGAGGGGAGCCCACCAGCTCAACACAAGACCAGCAACCTgatacagagatgtttttgcTAGGTGGATGGGACACTGGTGCAGTTCAGCATGGCAGGGAGAGCCGCCGAGCACGGCCAACTGCCACCAGCATCACCAGTGGCACCTTCCCCAAGGACACAGCTGCCGAGTTACACAAAGGAAGACGTGAAAAGTACAGAAATAGAACATAAATGTAGCCAGGGGCGCGAACGCTGCCACGGCCCCAAGAGACAGACCTGGGGCAGCGAGGCCTGGGCCCAAGGCCTGCGGCTGCGCagggggccgcggccgggccctCCGGGCACTTCCAGATGGCGCCGCTCTGCCGCAGCGAGGTCCCGCTACGAGCCTGCCCTACCACTCCTCGGACACGCCAGGGGTTTACCTCAGCAGCGGCCGGGCGTCCAGCGGGGGAGAAGAGCGCAACTGCTGGGGCCTGAGAGCGACGTTCGCGCCTCCCCAGCCCGCGGCCGGGTGGCCGAAGGCGGCAGGCCGCCCGGCGGCGCCGCAGCCGGTACTCACCCcagcggccgggccggggctgaAGACGGGCAGGCAGCGGGCGCGGGGAGCGCTCTCATCTCCCGGGCCAGGCCCTGCCGCACCCGCCTGCCACAGGCCGGGCGGGACCGGGAGCGGGaccccggcggcggccgggctcCGCGCCCCGTACCGCGCTCCTCCGCCCGGCGGACGGCATCTCGGCTCCGCCGCTCCCGCCTCAGACGCGGCGAGCCGAGCCGGGCGGTGCGGGGGGCGGTGCCGGGCCGCGCCCCTCCTCCCCTCCGCCCCTCGGCGCCGGCAGCGcggagggctgggctgggccgcGCCGCTCGCTGCAGCGCTCGGCTCCGCTCCGCCGtcgaggagggagaggagagagagcgAGAGGAGAGGGACGGGACCGCCGCCTCGCCtcgcccagccccgccgcccggcccgcgcctcgccgcccgccccgctcgcCCCCACCGCCGCCCGCGCGAAGATGGCCGGCTGGCAGAGCTACGTGGACAACCTGATGTGCGatggctgctgccaggaggcCGCCATTGTGGGCTACTGCGACGCCAAGTACGTCTGGGCAGCCACGGCCGGCGGCATCTTCCAGAGCATCACGGtgagggcggcggcgggcgggcggggaggcAGCGGGGGAACGGCGAAGCCTGCCGGCGGCACCGGCCTAGCCCCGCgggagcgcggcgcggccgttagcggcggggcggcggcgccgggggcACCttgcggggcggcggcggcgggcccggtGGCCGGGGAGCGAGCCGGCCGCGCCGCCTTTTTGTCTACGGCtgccggcggcgcggcgggagaGGGGCCCTtcccgccggcggggcgggggcggcggcgcggcctgATGCGGCGGGGCCCGCCCGGGGGCCGCGGTACTGCCGCGCGGGGGCCGCGGGAGCCGGCGGGGAGGCCGCGCGGGGCGTGCGCGGCGGGGCTTGCGTAGGGGCCGCCTGGGCCCGGCGCTGCGGCGAGGCTTACGTGCGCGGCGTAGGAGGCGTTCGTGAATGCCCACCTCGCCGCTGGCTCCATGTTTTTCACCGCCAAGATGGCGCACTGCCATTgattcctccctcccttcccctccccctccccctccccctccccccccccccgcgcccgtCCTTCGCCGCCACCCCGCACCCGCCGCTGCGGGACCCGCGCCGCCCTTACATAAGGGCCGTGCGGGGCGGCCAGCGCGCTGCAGCGCGGTCTGTtccggccgccccgccccgagCACGGCatggcggggccggggcagaggcagagcagagcggagccgagccgggccgggcagggcctgcggcgggcgggcgggcgggcctGCGGCGGCCGCGCAGTACTGGGCCGTGATTGGGGGGGCCGGGCCCAGCCGTGACGCTGCACTTTGAGGCCGCCGCGTCGCGGCCGGGCCCGCGCCTCCCGCCTCCGGCTcaccgggccgggccccgccgcggccgcgctCCCCCCAAGCGGGGATGGATGGTggcgcgcccgcccgccctccgCCACAGAGCTGCGGCCCGCCACTGCGGcgccgggccgagccgagccaCGCTGCCGCAGAGGGTGGCTTGGCCGCCGCCTGTTGGGAGCTGCCCCGGGCTCTGGGGGGGGCCGCCGCAGCTGTCGTGCCAGGGCTGAGCTAATGCCCCGCCGATGCGGGCAGATGCAGTCGGGCGGCATCGAGGGACAGGTGCTGGCGGGGCCTTCGGATCCGCCAAGCTGGCGGTTTGCTCATCGAGACGCATGGCCCGTGCCTGACTGTCCTCTGCTGCCCAGTACCTCCTGGCGAGAAGCGGGGCCCGAGGGTGCTGCGGGCGGGCCAGCCGCGGGTAACAAAGCCCGGGGCGCGtcctgcgggggggggggggggggggcggataCATTCTAAGTAGGAACTAAACAATGAAAAACTGCCGTGCTAACTTTGCGCTCTTTCCTTTGACAGCCAGTAGAAATAGATATGATTGTAGGAAAAGACCGAGAGGGTTTCTTCACCAATGGTCTGACCCTTGGTGCGAAGAAGTGCTCTGTGATCAGAGATAGCCTGTATGTTGACGGTGACTGCACAATGGACATCAGGACAAAGAGTCAAGGTGGTGAGCCAACATACAATGTTGCTGTAGGCAGAGCTGGCCGAGGTAAGtgtgattttcttcattttcagatcGCTAAATTCAGAACACAACCCTAAGCATAGACCAGCTATTAAGAAAACCAGACTGCTGTATTTAATGGTTAATGTCAGGCAGTGACATAAAGAGGTGGTACATGGCACTGGTCTGGATGACTAGATTTCTGCCTGGGAATCACACTTggccctgtcccctcctgtgATCGCGGCTGAGTACTAGGTTGTGAAATGGTTAAACAGATCTCTGACAAGCAGGAAAGAACAGACTACTGCTTGGAGTAAGCTTACCAAGTATAGGATAACGATAATGTGGTACCTAAAGCCTAATGGTAGGGATCTATTAATGATTGGTAGCAGAACTAGCTTTTTCATTGTAAACTTCTCAACAGAAAGTTTATCCTGCAAAGACATGTATTCCTGGTACAAGCTACTCCTACTTGCCTTTTAACAAGTTCTGCACTAACTTTTCTTGTGCTTCCTATTGAGCTCTCCAAAGTTTGTCTTCAGGCAAAGAAAGCCTGTCCAATTTGGTGTCATTGAGAAACTTGCTTTACGCTAGTACGCCTACTCCTTGTGATGCTCACTTAACTTACAGTAAAAGCTATTGTGGGAAGGCACTAGATTTGAAtattaaaaccccaaaatactcAAACTGCCTCAAAATGCTGGCTACAAGTAGCATGCTTCGGTTCGAGATATCAGGCCTAGCACTCTTTGGCAGGCTGTGGAACAAGCTGGGGAGCAGTGGATTTTTGCTTATAAGTATAAAACCCAAAGTAGAGCAAAATTTGTCTGTAGGCTAAAGCCGGGTGGCAGTGATACAGGATGTTTGCAGCACTGAAGTGAAACAAGCAGAGTTCTGACTGCTGCAGATTGAGAAATGCCAGCGAGAACTGTCTGTCTTAAGCTTTTTGTGAGCAAATTGCTATGGAGATGTACAGTCATCTGTAGGTAGACTGACTGCAGCACTTCCAATTGCAGTACTCCCGGCTTGGGAAACAATTAGGGTGCTTGTGGCCCTTATTGTGTCTGTGTACCTGCTGGTGACATCTGCTGGCAACTCGCAAGTGGTGTTTGCTGGCTGGGGAGCCTTGGGGTGTTCTTGTTCAGCAAACTGGGACACTTCACCAAAATTATGGGAATAGAGAGGGTTAGCATT is part of the Falco naumanni isolate bFalNau1 chromosome 13, bFalNau1.pat, whole genome shotgun sequence genome and harbors:
- the PFN2 gene encoding profilin-2 isoform X1, whose product is MAGWQSYVDNLMCDGCCQEAAIVGYCDAKYVWAATAGGIFQSITPVEIDMIVGKDREGFFTNGLTLGAKKCSVIRDSLYVDGDCTMDIRTKSQGGEPTYNVAVGRAGRVLVFVMGKEGVHGGGLNKKAYSMAKYLRDSGF
- the PFN2 gene encoding profilin-2 isoform X2, with the protein product MAGWQSYVDNLMCDGCCQEAAIVGYCDAKYVWAATAGGIFQSITPVEIDMIVGKDREGFFTNGLTLGAKKCSVIRDSLYVDGDCTMDIRTKSQGGEPTYNVAVGRAGRALVIVMGKEGVHGGTLNKKAYELALYLRRSDV